Within Pygocentrus nattereri isolate fPygNat1 chromosome 17, fPygNat1.pri, whole genome shotgun sequence, the genomic segment tataaattattaaaagatgttCAGAAACAATTAAGAGGTACTTAGAGTGATCTTAAAGGAATACTCAAATGTTTTTCAACCTTATTTCTATCTTCCACATCTGTAGTATACAGTCAATTACTATGGAAATAATTTTGACGTGCAAGTGTGAAACAcctataaaattaaaaaaaaaaaaaaaaggtcccaGAAACCAATGAGCAGTTGCTTCAGCTCTTGCCTATTTTTTTAGATAATCACTTAATACTATGTCATCCGCATCAAGAGAAATGGGTTAAATTATTGTCTATGTTAATTAACTGCATGCTAcatctacatacatacatacatacatacatacatgttacatacatacaaatgaGATCGGGTTGAAACTGGAGTATTGGAGCATTGCTTTCAGATTAGTTTTCTGTTACAATGCTCTGAGGAAACCCACTCATATGGGCAGTTATGAACTGGAGTATGCTGTTGCTGTTGGACTGGATCAGACATAAATGTGACTTAACATATGACACACCACCACATTGTGTATGCCGGGTTATGTATAGACAAACAGGTGCACAAAGAGAAGTAACGGTAGGTGAGAGGTGGACAGCAGGCCAGCCAGACCTCCTCTGACTGGCGAGTTTGAGTCAATGGAGGTTAAATACTTGAATTAAAGCACCATACATAACCATTGCTTTTTAACTAGGTGAGCCTTTAgcatacaatactgtgcaaacgtcacagaccacccttcatttatttaatttacaatcaAAATTGCCATTAAGTAAAAGATATTAGTTTTTCAGTTGccaaaaatagcagaaaaaaacagtgaacagaaaataacacagaagcctcaataactaaaaagccttttttcttttgcctttattacacccaagtaatcccaaacacactcaatgaTGTAGAGATTTGGATTCTGAGCtagtcagtccattgttctgatgAACAGAAATCTCTGTtgacttttattcatttctgaagcaagagtggaccttgcttttctcctctctcttaaagatgaaagcagtgctgttttatctgatggtgacagcttTGTGGTCTAACAcatcttgcatggttgttaggattcCCATTTTCCCTGtacctgttatttatttattttttaaccttAAGTTTTGAAAAGTCACATTTTTCACTTATGCcattgactttccccttccttatgattatatctaatcttcttGGATATATCCCCTGAAAAATTAAGATCAAGATCAAgcgacccttattagtcccacaatggggaaatttcacctccgcatttaacccatgcatgaagtgaaacaccacatacacactagtgagcacagcGCCCAGGgggcagctgggggttaggtgccttgctcaaggacacttcagtcacatactgtcggttctggggatcgaaccagtgaccttctggtcacagggccagttctctaacctccagcccatgactgccccatgaataacctgtacttaaatacactacattaaatatataaaaaggtGGTCTATGAATTTTGCAAAACACTATATCTCGCCACATGAAGGAAAACTGACACTCAGATGCTCAGTTGCTTATCCTTATACAGCTTCCTCAGGAAAAAATTGGGTCAATTGAATCAGACACATTCCATCATACTTACTATTTCTAAAATCACCTTATGTACAATCCATGTTATTGCATCTCTAAATCACCGTATTTACAATCAACTTATAAAGGCATTAAGCCTCAACACACAACAGGAGACGGCAATGTTACAGGAGGAAAAGGTTCACCCGGAGAAATGTGCAATGGGGTTGGGGTTGGCCTGTATTAATGCAGCCCGTACATGGTTAGAAAATAACTTCAGCTCTGGACAGGAAGACTAATGTATTGTTTCCATAAACCAGAGTCAAAGCTGACTTTAGGGAAGAATGGGAGGGAAGCATAAGTGAGGGTTTGCAGGTGAGAGAGGAGATGGGGAAATTTAAAGCTTACGTAAGACCAAACCATGCCTTCTGTACCCTGCAAGGGCAAGAAAGAACAAACATGAGAACCTAGAAGGAAACAGAGCTGTGGACGATTACAAGGGATgcctttaaataaagtgttgGTAAAGATCTGCAGCATCACCTTAACTGACTTGTCCAAGCATTTAACataaatacttacatttagagcattttattcatttaaagtgAACTTTTTTCTGTATACATGTAAAAGGCCAAAGACACCATTCATTGTATGCAGCTTTCTTTCAGGTGTCAGATGCAAATTTTATTGTTGCTTAATGAATGTAATATGGTAGCCAATTAGCCATCGTTGTTTATAACATGCATAGACTTGACTACCTGTAACATTCTAGTCCAGCTCAGCAATCTGGCATTTAAACATTATTCAGAGACTCTAAAACATTTTAGGAGTCTGATACAAATAAGTTACATACTTTGAGTAAAACCTGGTTGTGCACTACAATTTCCATTAGGTTAAATGACAACAACAATtggtacaaaataaaacaaagacaaaggacGTAGCTTTTTTTAACTACTATGTCCATAAAATCAGTCAGACACACTGAGgtagtgtttgtgtatttgtttgtaaAATTCAAGAAGCAAGTAAAACAAGTAATGCTACCTACCTTGAATCATAGTTATCAGAGTTCAAGTCAAATTTATAGGTGGGTTGAAAATCAAGAGGTCCTTCTTCAAACTGCTGCAGTTTAGGCACATTCTTCTTCATCACAGTTAGCTGGAGAGAATAGAGTTATAAGAACCAAAGCCTGATGTAAAAacccattttaaaaaacatcGAAAGAAAACATGCATATACTAAATATCACATGCAATCATTTATTCAATAACAGCATAACCCTTCTCAGCATGTACCTGGTCTTTGGACCACATCAAGTTGAAATTCTTGCTTGTGATGCAGTTTCGAATGAAATGCATCCCATGATCCTCAATACGGAAATTCAAATCTCCAAACCAGAAGACCACCCTAAAGAGCAAAAAGTCTACCttaaaaaacaactgaaaagaaCAAGCTATCAAATCCAACATAATATATAGAATGCTTTGCATCATATTACGATAATGGTCACTGACTTGTGATCTAAAATGGATGAAGCTTTTTTCCCCTGGAAGGTTTGGGAATCCAAGATGTACTCAAATTCATCCACTCTTTCTGACGCATATTTCATGTGAGCAGCAAGATGACAGTTCAGGAAGCAGAGCATATGGCCATAGAAGGACAGGCGGATGGTCACTCCTCCTTTATTACcctgggaaaaaaatgtaatatcagaAGAATAAGCAGGCAGATTTATGGACCTCCTACTATGGGCTTTAATTCAGGCATCAATAGAAGagatcaaaatcaaaataaataataaatgaaaagataTTACAGTTGAGTGCAAAAGTTTGTATCCCCCTTAGATTATCTGTAATTAATCCAAATATTGATCTCTATTAATCATTAGTCTTTAAAACAACATTACATACTCATTTAAAAACCTTTCATACCTTCCATGTTAGAACAGCTCAAAGTGACCATTTTTCTTTACTAGCAAGCTCAAAAGTTTGATCCCCTTTGATAAAAATTCAAAGAATTTAACTTGGATATGTAAATTTAGGTCCCCAAGCTTTAAATATCAATGCCAGCACTTAATGATTGTTACGCGGCATTAGGTGTAATAGATTAAGCTTGCAGTTTAAATTTgcaggtaggtaggtaggtcgGTCTTCAGGAGTAGTCGCAAGCAGTTTGCAGATGTCTGAAAACCTCAAAAAGAGCTGGAGaaagacataaaatgttttcaaagcATTTTGGCATATCAGTAGCAACCGTGAAGCCCATAATCCAGAAATGGAACAAACTCTGTGAGaatccaaaacaaacagcaggggACTTCAAAAAGTCCTTAGaagcaaatgaaataaaggtccaCGTCTCCACAGTGAAGTGCAGTCTATACAAGTTTGGACTATTTGGGAGAAAAGCATGCAGGAAACCACTGCTTACTTTGACACGCAAGACAGCACAGAGTATGCAAAAGAGTATATTAATAGACCAGATGAATTTTCAAACAACATTATGTGGTTTTTTGAGATTAAAGTTTAACTTTTTGATCACAATTCACACAGATATGTGTGGTGAACGCTCCCACAGTAAAACACGGTGGAGCATCACTAAGGTTTTGGAGGTGTAATTCTGCATCAGggagtgcagctctacagaaagaggaagaaagaatgaatgcaGTCCAAGATTTTAATGCAAAGCCTCCTACCATCAGTCAAAAAGCTAATAATAAAGAGTGGACGGACTCTGCAACAagacaatgaaaataaattttCATAAACAAATTTTCAAGACAATAAAGCAGAAAGTCAAATTAGGCATGGTTTAAAAAGATGAGGGGTAACTGTTGCCATGGCCTTGTCAGTCTCCAGACTTGAATATAACACAAAAACTGTGGATAGATCTGAGTAAAGCAATACATGACAGACAGCCCATCAATCTGGTAGAACTGGAGTAAAAATACCAGCAAAAATAGACTAAAATTACACCTGAGAGGATATAAAAGTTGACTTACTTGCTTTCTTACTTTTGATAATCTTTGTCCTACGCCTTTTGTTACTTCAAAATAAAGTGATGCAAACTTTTGTACTCAACTGTCTCAGGAATTACAAGTAGGTGCATGATTTAGATGCTAAAAAGATGGcaggtttattttttcttaatcAGAATCGGATCCTGTTACCCAGAGCAGACTTTTTAACTGGTAAACTCAGCTcattcacattcacactcaAGCTTACCCAATACCCGTAGATCCCTCTAGATTCACTCgcattttggagcatttgttGCCACCAAGataacatctttttcagggacatcctgcttgtttcagcaatACAATGCCAAGCCAACAGATCAAAAAGAATAAGCAAATTACTGCTGTCtggtttttatttaaactttcctaccatcccaacttttttggaattgggtttatAGTTCTTGActgctgttttgacaggaaattaaataaattaaaggtggtttctgacttttgtacagtactgtatgtgccAAGCATGATCACCAGAGCCGTAGATGATTCCATAATAATCAAGAAAGCCCAGTATTTGAAAAGTGATGATGAAATCTTAAGGTggaaattacagtaaaaatactacaaatagAAAATGACAGcaaatcatttatcatttaataatttgCTGCTGTtcccaaaacattttaaaacagttttccCCAAAAAAATGCTTTCTGGTGTCTAGTTTATTTTCAGTCTACActgtattgaataaaataataataactatataattaCAATAACATTTCAACAGTTTGTTTGAAGTATTCTGTAACCAATGCATATATGCTGACTACTTTGGCTCACCTAATCTGCTCAATTATCTGCTCCAGAGTGCGCTGGAGGAGGGTTATCACTCCCTCTATCACGTCCTTCTCCTTCAGCAGCTCCCTCTCCACCTCATCACTCACCAGGTCTATCGCCACCCGCTTCTGTCTGAGTCCACAATGAGAAGATTAGAGGAAAACTTACAAGTCTGATGAGGCAGGAGATTTTAGCTGAAAGCTGGATTTTGAATGATGGCAATGAATCACTGCATGgtctacttttttctttctctactagaaaaaaaagaactgccCGTGCAAAGCGTTTGTCTCTCACCTCTCATTCAGACAGTCTAGAGTGGCTTTAAGAGGCTCTGAGCAGCTCTCCAGTGCTCTCTCAACTCTATTTTTAAAGGTGATGAGCACCTCAATCTCCTGCACCACCTCCTGCAGTTTCTGGTCCAGCTCTTGCCTCCAGAACTTAATGTCTTTAATTCTATGCTCTgtggggggtgaggggggaAATCACAGAACACACTTAGAATTACACTTGTTGACCTGTTCACTGTactgtaggtgcactttgtaggtttacagttactgactgtagccccccTTAACACCATCCAACAGTGGCCAtggaccactgctgaccagacaTTATTTTTGTGGTGGACCATCTCAGTACGGcagtgacaaaaataaacaggGCATTGTTTGAGCAGGAAtgagtgtatcaggcacagcaCTGCTGGGATTTTTATACCTCTTTGTCACTGCTTGGTCAaaaatagtccaccagccaaaaatatccgGCAAACAGTTTCATGTGGTCAGAAAGGGAGGTTATCTGAAGGGTAAGAGCAGTGGTTTTCAAACCGGTCTTTGTGATATTTATGCTTCACCCTAACTTCACCctaacagaaagaaagagcaaaaatgtggtCTGTCTGGGGGACCCTAGGAACCAATGGGCTAAAGGATGACAAACACTCATTGTGCAATAACAGATAAGATAACTTTACACcagggtggaccaacaatgtAAGAGTGCTtgataaagtggccattaaGTCTTTAAAAATCCTAAGGGCCCTTTAGTGGTGCCTTTCCATTGAAGGATAGTGTAAAGGGGGGTGATAAATTGTGTATCAATAGATGGGTTGCCGTATGTAacctacaaaatgcacctacaCTATGTCTTCAGTCAACTGTTTCCTTTTACTGCACCTCCATTGTGTCACCTACAcagtggaaggaaggaaggaaggaaagaaggaaaatggatggatggatggatggatggatggatggatggatggatggatggatggatggatggatggatggatggatggatggtgcaGTAAAGGCCAGGCAAAGCATCTCAATGGAGGAACCTCAACATGTGGTGATGTTCATGggtttcagacatcaggtaGTCAAAGCATTTGCATCcaagtattaaaaataatccTTCCCATGCACTTGAACACGCACACAAGATTTTACAGTATCTTAATCAAATGTATATTGAAACAGATGATACATCAGGAAGGCTGTAGATGTTTTGAGCATCTCTtatgtgggtttttttcccTTACTGCCATTTTGTGTTTAATCTTTTCTTTATGGAAAGAAAGGAGGCAGATAGGAAAAATGGAAAGAGAAACAATGTTTTAATTGTGCATGGTACGACTTGCACATGTGCTTCACTACAAAggagattaaagaaaataaagaaaaataatccttgtaattatattattgttagtttgtccaattacttttgagcctgtGAAAATGTAGATAATGCAGTTTCATTTCTGTTAAACAAAGTTTTGGTTGCTTTTGCAATCCACGCTGCAGTTACCCAGCCTCTGGTTGGCATCCTGCTGCATGCGCTTCGCAGACTTCTCACTCTCCTCTATCAGTCGCTTGCATTCTGCGGCGAGTCGCTCTGAGCGCGCCCTCTCAGTTTCAGCACTCCTAAAATGCACCCGGTTTGCATGTTTCCACTCAGAAGGCAGAAATGTATGAGCCGGTTCCATCACTCGAGACATTGCGCTGAGAAACAGGAGGTAAGATCAGGTGACAGTTAGAGTTACAGAAGGCCAGACGCAGACTCATGGAGCACAATTCTTGCATATATATTTAGCAGTTAATCACAAGTACGGCCTAACAGAATGTGCCTGCAACAATGTTAGGTCTAAGAGCATTATTTTCCCTGTTTTCGTGTTATTTAGGAAAATAATTGACTGATAATGCTTAAAAGTGAGACATATCTGGCAACCATACTACTCTTACAGACTCCTACTGATATCATCTGTACTATACCATTATattaacatacatacatacagcaaCTTAACATTTACACAATTAG encodes:
- the LOC119265787 gene encoding inositol polyphosphate 5-phosphatase K-like, with amino-acid sequence MSRVMEPAHTFLPSEWKHANRVHFRSAETERARSERLAAECKRLIEESEKSAKRMQQDANQRLEHRIKDIKFWRQELDQKLQEVVQEIEVLITFKNRVERALESCSEPLKATLDCLNERQKRVAIDLVSDEVERELLKEKDVIEGVITLLQRTLEQIIEQIRMSLKKMLSWWQQMLQNASESRGIYGYWGNKGGVTIRLSFYGHMLCFLNCHLAAHMKYASERVDEFEYILDSQTFQGKKASSILDHKVVFWFGDLNFRIEDHGMHFIRNCITSKNFNLMWSKDQLTVMKKNVPKLQQFEEGPLDFQPTYKFDLNSDNYDSRVQKAWFGLTGKKRKPAWCDRILWRVKPRPPPPEDIFEEGDDDAAKEKKKNLLEDLMEKYPLKVVQDSYTSSMEYGVSDHKPVIGMFRLELRKMYDIPLVRLHAEGDWSADLDAMVTYSPLQPFPSSAWDWIGLYKVGFRSISDYITYTWVKDDQVAFNDEVVQVYVSKEEIPVVGGDCVLCYYSSNLQCIVGISEPFKVHESRAAIEEGLLPENINGLDQAIAS